The following are encoded together in the Anoplopoma fimbria isolate UVic2021 breed Golden Eagle Sablefish chromosome 9, Afim_UVic_2022, whole genome shotgun sequence genome:
- the si:ch73-290k24.6 gene encoding proline-, glutamic acid- and leucine-rich protein 1, with amino-acid sequence MDPEKTLTFCLGLKAEEMTMSLQGLDGTEAATVAVSQKEADMRTVNQVVKHHGGSGSQPVVSPKYCPGVNSNPGYLCETGHCCGETGCCTYYYELWWFWLLWTMLILFSCFCAYRHRRAKLRIQQQQRQREINLIAYNGACNYPSSMLDLSFLASFKLPSYEEVAAQPCTPPPPYSSVFALQGGAMGGPSSSYPHHHHHRHPCPPYLGPGPSGLTSSQSSDNYTSCSCESCSLTSPCSTSFSVQVTDETYDSSHFSTPSEAGGDCAVLSRFGANFTPTSSPTPPSQVPPDVIPAATPDVIPVQRRPSNGSEGVSSLAPPLSLPLHSRPSHPSRLPLSPLILLSSIPPGQVHPLVLSDPLGAVAIQREKEEKVPPCGPTTRSTLSAPKQALFSSNVAVFTHCNNKEEQKQEKEEEEEEEEEDDEEDHFRHRRLTGDSGIEVCRCRVKREEQEEEGLQKGHFGKVGEEAVKEEERADVLHDSVDCSLRAKASAQSPLLDDCVEQRGHVSLSSSINQKTGEAIITVESS; translated from the exons ATGACCATGTCCCTGCAGGGGCTGGACGGGACTGAAGCTGCTACG GTGGCTGTTTCCCAGAAGGAGGCTGACATGCGCACAGTTAACCAG GTGGTGAAGCATCATGGGGGTTCTGGTAGCCAGCCTGTTGTCAGTCCCAAGTACTGTCCTGGGGTAAACAGCAATCCAGGCTACCTGTGTGAAACGGGGCACTGCTGCGGGGAGACGGGCTGCTGTACCTACTACTATGAACTCTGGT GGTTCTGGCTGCTGTGGACAATGCTGATCCTCTTCAGCTGTTTCTGTGCTTACCGCCACCGCCGGGCCAAGCTGAGGatccaacagcagcagagacagagggagatcAACCTGATCGCCTACAACGGAGCCTGCAACTACCCTTCCTCCATGCTGGACCTCA GTTTTCTGGCTTCCTTCAAGTTGCCCTCCTACGAGGAGGTGGCGGCGCAGCCCTGCACCCCTCCTCCGCCTTACAGCTCTGTCTTCGCCCTGCAGGGAGGTGCCATGGGTGGTCCCAGCTCCTCTTAcccccatcaccaccaccaccgtcaCCCCTGCCCTCCATATCTGGGCCCTGGTCCCAGCGGCCTGACTTCCTCCCAGAGCTCTGACAACTACACCAGCTGCTCCTGTGAGTCCTGCTCCCTCACCTCCCCCTGCAGCACCTCCTTCTCAGTCCAGGTGACGGACGAGACGTATGACAGCAGCCACTTCTCCACACCCAGTGAAGCGGGGGGCGACTGTGCTGTCCTGTCAAGGTTTGGGGCCAACTTCACACCAACTTCTTCCCCGACACCTCCATCACAAGTTCCACCTGATGTTATCCCTGCGGCCACTCCAGATGTCATACCGGTACAAAGGCGGCCCTCTAACGGCAGTGAGGGAGTCTCGTCCTTAGCtccgcctctctctcttcctttacACTCTCGTCCTTCACACCCTTCTCGCCTCCCGCTCTCCCCCCTCATTCTGTTATCTTCCATCCCTCCCGGTCAAGTCCATCCTCTCGTCCTCTCAGACCCACTTGGAGCTGTAGCcattcagagagagaaagaagaaaaggtcCCGCCTTGCGGTCCGACCACACGGTCCACTCTGTCTGCCCCTAAACAGGCCCTTTTCTCCTCAAACGTGGCTGTTTTCACACATTGCAACAAcaaagaagagcaaaaacaagaaaaagaagaggaggaagaggaggaggaagaagatgacgAGGAGGATCATTTCCGGCATCGACGGCTGACGGGTGACTCGGGCATCGAGGTATGTCGTTGCCGGGTGAAGAGGGAGgaacaagaggaagagggacTCCAGAAGGGGCATTTTGGGAAAGTAGGAGAAGAGGCtgtgaaggaagaggagagggcaGACGTGCTGCATGACAGCGTGGACTGTTCCCTCAGAGCGAAGGCCTCAGCTCAGTCACCTCTCCTGGACGACTGCGTTGAACAGCGTGGCCACGTCTCCTTATCCTCCAGCATCAACCAGAAGACGGGAGAGGCCATCATCACCGTGGAGTCCTCGTAA